Below is a genomic region from Gigantopelta aegis isolate Gae_Host chromosome 1, Gae_host_genome, whole genome shotgun sequence.
ggaacgagaaatagcccaaatgtgcccaccgacgggaatcgattctagatcgattgcgcatcagacgagcgctgtaccctgagctacgccccgcccctaaTGGTTATAGAGATAAGCTCGAGTTACCTATAGACGGTGTGTCCccatttaaacatattattatttatttcaatttattttcgtgcttatatccaattaaggttcaagtaggCTGtactgggcatacacctcagctatttgggctgtctgtccaggacagtaggttagtcgttagtggttagcgagagagaagagggtgtagtggctttacacctacccattgaacccttaagaactcgctcctggttggagccggtaccgggctgcggaccctgtacctaccagcctgtagtccgatgacttaaccatgacgctaccgaggccggtatttaaACATAACATACTTTAGCTGCTCTCTGTTATGACCTTACTCTGATGCGTTGCAggtttttagtttaaataaatttagtgttaatgtccacgggctgaaactagaatCTGCGTGCAAACTGGAAAAAGGGAGATAACCTCAGATGAAATATTCAAACAGCATTTACGTGTTTATACCaattggggttttaaaaaagagaagtttggtttgtttaacgacaccactagagcatatttatttatgaatcattggctattggatgttaaacatttggtaattttgacacagtcatagagaggaaacctgagtggcaagtgattttttatacgcaccatccaacagacaggataatatataccatggcctttgttacaccagttgtggtgcactggctggatctggaaatagcccaatgggcccacccacaggaatcgatcctagatcgatcgcgcatcaggagagcgctgtaccactgagcaacGTCCCGCTAAATTCATTTGAGGGTTAGAACCGTTCACCTTGTGCGCAGCCTGCGATATCGCCAGTTACCGAGTCAAAATATAACCACATAGATTACTTAGTTCATGTACCGTCATCTGTACGGAATGTTGTCccttttctcgtcccaaccagtgcaccacaactggtcaaaggccgtggtatgtgctatcctgtctgtggaaaagtgcatatgaaagatgccTTGCCGCTaagagaaaaatgtagcgggtttcctctgatgactatgtgtcataattaccaaatgtttcatatccagtagacgatgataaattaatcaatgtgctctagtggtgtcgtttaacaaaataaacaaacaaataaactatgTGGCGGCTATCCAAAAACGGATCACGTATATGTAGCGAAATAGTTGATACACACCTGTATAAATTAACTTACAGcagtttcaaacaaaatatcgTCGTGTTTTGGtatgttgtatttgtttgtttttgtttttgtcagtttgtgtggggtgtttttgtgcgggtttttgttttcttttttctttattgctacatgtttcccccttctaaatattttaggaCGAAAGATAAACCTATGACAAGTTTGAATATTAACTTATACACGAATCTAAGTCATTCACCAAACCGTAATTACCGGACGAACATGGTAATAGAGAAGCAGGCCGTGTGTTCGATGTTGATGAAAAGTCTGTTCGTCAGTGGAGAAAAATGAAAGAACAATTATCAGTAGAACCTAGAACAAAAAGAGCCAGACGGCATGGCATTGTACATTTTTCGACACTTAAAGTTGATTTAGTTAATTGGATTAAAGCTCAACGTGAAAACGGAAGGTCAGTGTCCTTCGTAAATTGTcaattttctgtaaatttattatgaataccTTTAAGTCCCCCGGCTAAAATACCTATATggatatgtattttatgtatgcatgtatgtatgtatgtatgtatgcatgtatgtatgtatgtatgtatgtatgtatgtatgtatgtatatatatataaacatatatatttgtttatttatttatgtgaaatacttatacgtttgccatcttgtcaaaatagatgtataattgtattatgtatctcatatgccgtggtttacggcctgagagtaaacaaagttctgttctgttctgtcgaCAGTGTTGATTAGGTTAAAAGCGCAAACCATGGCTAAAGAAATGAAACTGAGTACTTTTAAAGGTGGGCCAACCTGGTGCTACCGATTCATGAAAAGGAACGACTGTAGGCCAATCTCTCCCTGCCGAACGGGAGAAAAAAGTTAGCGAATTCCATGATTTTGTTGCACGATCGAAAAAAATGAACAATTTGAAAGCATATTTAATTGGTAATATAGATGAAGTGCCCACGTGTTTTgacaaatccccccccccccccccccccccccaacagaaCATTTGACTGTTTTGCTTCCAAAACCGTGACTATTGTAACGACtggcaataaaaaaataataattcacagTTGTACTCGCTTGTATGGCTAATGGTGAAAAACTACGCCCAATGGTGATATTTAAGCGGATTACAGTTCCGAAAGTAACTTTTCCCCCTGGTGTTGTTGTATGTTGCAACAAAAAGGGTTGGATGAATGAAGAAGAAATGTCTGTTTGGACACAAGGTGTTTGGAAAAAGCGGGCAGGGTCATTTTTTAGGCCGGCAAAGTGCCTTCTAGTTATGGATAGCATGTCAGCTCATAAACTTGAAAGTGTCAAAAGTGACGGATGGGACTGAACTGTCACTGTGTTTTATGTTTAACACCGTtaattgtgtttaaaataaatttttgcaTACCGGTactattatttacttttatgattttgttttatcagcccgcatgtttattaacaaaataaaacgaatAATGATCACATAGTCCGCACCGCCAGATAGTCCGCAGGAGGCATTTTTTGATGTTTTAAATCACATAGCCCGCGGGCAATACGCAGGAAATTACGGTAGGTCAATACATTCATGGGGATATAACCCCACTATACCAAATGGTGTTTATGTTTGAGGCTATATCTATCCTGGTAAATATAGTaggacatttcatttcaacttattttcgtgcttatatccaattaaggttcaagcacgctttcctgggcatATATCTTAGCTACCtgggctgttagtggttagtggacGAAAAGAAGATGTAGTGGTCTTTCACGTCTCCATTGAGTCCTACTACGTataatcggcctcggtggtgtcatggttaagccatcggactacaggctggtaggtacagggttcgcagcccggtaccggctccaacccatagCGAGCTcttagggaaagaaagaaagaaatgttttatttaatgacgcactcaacacattttatgtacggttatatggtgtcagacatatggttaaggaccacacagattttgagaggaaacccgctgtcgccactacatgggctactctttccgattagcagcaagggatcttttatttgcgcttcccacaggcaggatagcacaaaccatggcctttgttgaaccagttatggatcactggtcggtgcaagtggtttacacctacccattgagccttgcgggagTTCTTAGGGcttcagtgggtaagtgtaaggccactacaccctcttctctcttactaaccactaaccaactaacaactaacccactgtcctggacagacagcccagatagctgaagtgtgtgcccaggacagcttgcttgaaccgtaattggatataagcacaaaaataagttaaaatgaatgcaTAGTAGGACAAGAAGAAAGCTAACCTCTGACAAATCCGAGTACTGCGTGAGCGGTGGCGCCGGCGGCATTACGTTGCTGATGTGGTTCATCTGGGGACTGTGCGTCTTCTTGTCATCCCCCACGCTGGACATGGGGTACAGGTCCGGCTCGTGGAAGTGGTAGTTGTCTATCTCGTAGAAGTCCATGGCTATGTAGAACTTCTTGTCGGGTTTCTCTTTCATTCGCGGGTCATCGGCGATCGTGGAGTTAAGGTCAGCCATTTGAATCAGTTTCGGAGTGGACTTCTGGTTTAGTGGATTCAACAGCTGGGGGGGGAGGAAAGgaaagtttatttaatgactcaccagtacattgttttataatcaACGAATGTTGTAGGATTTGTGACattcacacacaaaataacTTCTGAATTAGCACAGCTTATCTGGTCACTGCAAATAGCATTCAGAGAAAAACATATGGCTGATAGTTCATGTAGACAGTACAATTAGCGATCTAAGATTCAAGGAGCATCAATAAACTGATTGCAGAAGaggaataaaaataagaagaaggagaaaaagaaaaagaaggaatagCAAATGTGCGCCTGTTCATAAAGTGaataaccagcctcggtggtgtagtagttaagccatcgaacgtaaacctgataggtactgggttcgcaacccggtacagACTACTACCCAGAGCGTGTTTAATCAGACCTTCCTTTGAGGAAAATtaaggatgtgtgtgtgtgtgtgtgtgtgtgtgtgtgtgtgtgtgtgtgtgtgtgtgattaattCGTCCCCTAacacttagattatggggaagCAGTGGCAGTCAAACGGATGCATTGTCCAATAAATGGATCTCTTTGGAAATGGCTGTCCTAGAGACCAGGTCTGGAGCTTaaaaaacttttagagtctaaacTCAAGACTAATATAGAcaataatgtcatgacaacgccatacaaattgtatgcgagtgacgtcattaaagattaagcacgggcccaggtacTAGATAGAGATTTATGGAAGCAGCCATTATTTTGCTTCTGCATTATTCAGAGATACGACCTGATAATGTATtacgttgtttttttttcgttcagatttgattatgtgGAGCCATTGCAGATATCATCTTGAGCAATCTTTTTGtacttgtatttttgtttgaattCACATGTGGACTTCTCTgaactaaagtccgaaccaaattgttaacaactacaataaattactgtccttcctttaattaccgttatattccacccaaattttgtccaggcACAAGTTGTGAAACAAACATTACAGGGActcagattccacatatgacaCTGTAACGATGTCcccagtatcgacttcgctgagatagcatagggcaaaatacatgcagttttctgccgtctgccatttttttttttttatggaatactcttcaagaggggtgaaagcctccaaagtatgtgacataattaatataaaatcaatgatctctagtggtatcattaaataaaaataaaataataataataaaattaatataacgtcatcacgtttgcttttatatcataacatgttatgacgttgtcagattaagtcatatcctttcacccctcaggagaatattccataaaaagttaaaatggcagccggcacaaaattacatgctttttgccctatgcgatctcagcaaagtcgatataggtgacatggttatcatttagtatgtggaatctctgtcattgtaatggggtttttcaagatttctgtctggacaaaatgtaggtaaaatctaacgagtttggttaacattttggttcagaCATTAGAATGACATCAGTTATAATAAACCTGAGAGATAACTCCCCATAAACGCTGAGCTCTGGAGTATTGGTATGTAATAGGATCCCTGACTTCTGAACATGGCTATTACATATGGAAACAGTCACCGACTGAATGGCTTACTATTCCAACTCTGTCTGCACTTTCATAATCCACTGTTCCTGGTGGATCAGTCTCGTCTGCTCCTTCGTATCTCAAAATGGCCGCCTGGTTCGTCTTCTTCCCCGTGCAGTCATTCAGACCGCGAGCCCGTAACCAATAGTTCCCGACTGTCTGGTTAGCCTCGAGCACAAAGTCGAATCTTTCTCCGGCGAATATTATGAACGAGTCGACAACCTTCGGCACGAATGGAACTCCGTCTGATGCTATCATATTCAGCTGGTGATTGTCTATAGAAATTTGGATGGGACATTCCATGATCCCCGGATTTATCACCCGGAATCGATAGTTCTGGCCCTCAGTGACTTTGAACACTGCTCTTGGGGTGTAAACGGTTGTGTTCGTTTTCGGGTCCACGAACTTGTGATGTGACCCTCGACCTATAAATTACAAAGGTAAAGTTCACATAAGATGTTTCGTGTATTTTTTTCAAGTTCATCAgtaaactattttatatatcCATAGAGTGTCTTCGAGCGtgtcgtttgtttgtttttgtatggggttttttgttttatttttatttgctatTGCTTTTGGTGTCGTTTTGGGGTTCTTTTATCACATGATGTTTAAGATGGGTTTGTTCCTATtcgaaaaggaaatgttttatttatcgacgcactcaacacattttgtttacatttatattgcgttggacatatggttaaggaccacacaaatattgagagtggaaacccgctgtcgccacttcatgggctattcttttcgattagcagcaagggatcttttatatgcaccatcccacagacagggtagcacataccacagcctttcatatactagtcgtggtgcactggctgggactagaaatagtccattgggccaccgacggggatcgatcctagaccgaccgtgaatcaagcgagcgcttaaccactgggttacgtcccgcccctgttttCTATTCTAACGTCTTTATGGTTATTACCATTAATTAGCATGGATTCTGGCTCATCGTCAAATCCTGCGTGATGATGACCTGCAAATTTGTTTATCGACAGTTCATTGAGCCAATCGTGAACGACGACAACGTGCTCTGGCAGGTCATGCTGGTAGAGAGCCGCGTGGGGATTGGTTGAATCAGGTTCATGCACCACAAGACTTCCAAACACACCGTCTCCTCTCTGTGCTCCAGAGTGAGCATGCCAAAAATGGGTTCCAATATTCTCGGCTTTGAATCTaaaacaccaccaacaaaatgtttaaataaaatgataaacattacAATATGAAATaggtttgattttttaaaatggaataTGAGACGTTAAAATGATCATCAAAAGACTAGTATACTTAGCTTAGCAGTACAAAGCACTGACActgttttgtgttatatatttacGTTGTAGACATATTAGAAATAGTCCCGAACATCCATAATATTATAGGCACAATATCTGGGAATAACCAAAGTCGACTAGTTCTGAAATTTCCAATATAGAGGggatatttacttttttttctctctttttaattaattaatttcttaattaattaattaattaattaattggtcGAGACTCACCAAACTCGTGTTTGTTGTGACTCACCTGTACTGGAATGAAGAGAAGGCTGGTATTGGACACTGCATCAACATACCGTCTCGTTGTGACTCACCTGTACTGGGATGAGGAGAATGCTGTTATTGGACACTGTGTCAACATGCCGTCTCGTTGTGACTCACCTGTATTGGAATGGGGAGAAGGCTGGTATTGGACACTGTGTCAACATGCCGTCTCGTTGTGACTCACCTGTACTGGAATGAAGAGAAGGTTGGTATTGGACAATGTGTCAACATGCCGTCTCGTTGTGACTCACCTGTACTGGAATGAAGAGAAGGCTGGTATTGGACACTGTGTCAACATGCCGTCTCGTTGTGACTCACCTGTACTGGAATGAGGAGAAGGCTGGTATTGGACACTGTGTCAACATGCTGACCCCGTCCATGATCTGAGAGTCGTGCTGGAAGATGCCGTGCCAGTGGATGGACGTCCCTTCTGCGCCTTCCATTTTGTTCTTCACATTCACCACGATCGTGTCATTGTGACACACCTGAGCAAATAATCAGATCTATATTAAAGATTTCATGGCTCGACCAATGATAATAGTTGACCTGACGATGACGATTTGATGAGGATCATGCAGATTATGATAACCAagacgataatgatgatgacaactatgatggtgatgatgatgatgataatgatgatggcaCAGTCGATGCTGATGATGgcaatgatgatgatcatcatcatcattatcatgatACTTAATGTTAAAAGGAGACTGACTTGTTGTATAGTTAACATGGATAGATGGTCCATGCGATTGACCGTTCTAGACTGACATACATAGATAGCTGGTCCAGGCAATATGTGATTGACTGTTCTAGACTGATTTACGTGGATAGCTGGTCCAGGCAACATGTGATTGACTGTTCTAGACTGACTTACGTGGATAGCTGGTCCAGGCAACATGCGATTGATGGTCACGATGGCTCGATGTACGCCATCTGTCGCCACACAGTGAGGTCTGTCGCAGTCGGTGATGTTGAAGGGGCAGTCGTAGCAGGCTTTAGACAGGACGTAGTTGTACTCGAGTGTGAAGTCGTACTCACAGGTTCTATGGTGCTCGCCGACTGTGCAGCGCCGTAAACACGGATGCTTTGTGTAGTCTATAGGAAATTAGTAAGgatataaagttaaaatgtgcttgcctcgtctggaatttccccagatttattttatttttctcatgacactgatatttattttgacaggtctgggtttgtctcggcgttttttcctctctggctacgccccagcatgtatatatgtttttattatattatttatttatttattattattattattattattattatattttaatttaatttaatttaatttaatttaatttctcttttgttttgtggttgttGCTTGGTTTTtgcttgtttctttgttttattttgttgttcttcttcttttctgttTCTCATGgccattttaatttaactgtatAATATATTGTGTACGGTAGGCCTATATCATAAAGGATATCACtgttttattaacaaacaaaacatgttgtAAGCCTATGCGATTTATCTCCCTTTCTTAAAGCGACTGACGAGTTCGTTTGAGCTATATAGTTGTACGAcctaggtggtgtcgtggttaaaaggacagtcaactcaaacaagagccttatgtgttgaaaagatgcatacccggaccaccaacacatactgacactttaaagggacagtcaactccaacaagagccttatgtgttgaaaagatgcatacccggaccaccaacacatactgacactttaaagggacagtcaactcaaacaagagccttatgtgttgaaaagatgaCATAccagtcaactcaaacaagagccttatgtgttgaccccggaccaccaacacatactgacactttaaagggacagtcaactcaaacaagagccttatgtgttgaaaagatgcatacccggaccaccaacacacactgacactttaaagggacagtcaactcaaacaagagccttatgtgttgaaaagatgcatacccggaccaccaacacatactgacactttaaagggacagtcaactcaaacaagagccttatgtgttgaaaagatgcatacccggaccaccaacacacactgacactttaacaaatgaaaaacgcgtaatttcaGAGTTAATTAGAAACATGAAATGggtgttatagtatttttctctttttaaaatccaaagaaaaaaatgcatattattcagTCCCTCCTGAATTCCGCGATTCTGCGGACGCGGAAAAATTTGCAGAATTTGCACCATCGTGCAGAACAGTTGTTCGTCCGCGGAAAATCACTTTTCGTGCAGGGGAACACGTGCAGAATTCATAATTTTAGACCGTGGAATTTGTCTTAAACCCTGCAAAATGTTCGATCTTTCTGAATTGTAACATTAAACATGGAATTGTAATAGTGTTTACTTTCCATGcagtaataaatagaaacataaatcatttgtttcttttcttttaagttaTTACAGGCTGGACTAGTAACCGCCTCACAGTTACTAGTCTGCGTAAACTGCGTTTGGAACCAGCCTTTAGTTTCTGTCATTGAATCGGAAATTCTCGCAAGATAGAGCGCAATGGATTGTGGCGAGATGTTCCGATCGTTGCTCGGTGCGTAGGTTACGGAAACCGACGAAGAcggattgtaattacattt
It encodes:
- the LOC121371727 gene encoding laccase-5-like, whose product is MELLNPISYLWNLSKCNYNPSSSVSVTYAPSNDRNISPQSIALYLARISDSMTETKGWFQTQFTQTNYTKHPCLRRCTVGEHHRTCEYDFTLEYNYVLSKACYDCPFNITDCDRPHCVATDGVHRAIVTINRMLPGPAIHVCHNDTIVVNVKNKMEGAEGTSIHWHGIFQHDSQIMDGVSMLTQCPIPAFSSFQYRFKAENIGTHFWHAHSGAQRGDGVFGSLVVHEPDSTNPHAALYQHDLPEHVVVVHDWLNELSINKFAGHHHAGFDDEPESMLINGRGSHHKFVDPKTNTTVYTPRAVFKVTEGQNYRFRVINPGIMECPIQISIDNHQLNMIASDGVPFVPKVVDSFIIFAGERFDFVLEANQTVGNYWLRARGLNDCTGKKTNQAAILRYEGADETDPPGTVDYESADRVGILLNPLNQKSTPKLIQMADLNSTIADDPRMKEKPDKKFYIAMDFYEIDNYHFHEPDLYPMSSVGDDKKTHSPQMNHISNVMPPAPPLTQYSDLSEDLFCNTYTVQVNCSAEFCECVHRLYVDIGDTVEIILIDEGVPFNANHPIHLHGHHFRVVAMDRLGESTSLEEVKALDAAGGISRKLSGAVAKDTVTVPDGGYTVIRFVADNPGFWFLHCHIMFHLSTGMGSIIQVGQLHEMPKPPKNWPRCGDWKYIGEDTENGKEGTESGGKTGENTENECLLTNDINIATTSKALTTIVVLLDKGHGVRLQDLIPVSDGCQVPSDDHQRRFQPMGNSTPDHD